A window from Canis lupus familiaris isolate Mischka breed German Shepherd chromosome 18, alternate assembly UU_Cfam_GSD_1.0, whole genome shotgun sequence encodes these proteins:
- the DRAP1 gene encoding dr1-associated corepressor isoform X1 produces MPSKKKKYNARFPPARIKKIMQTDEEIGKVAAAVPVIISRALELFLESLLKKACQVTQSRNAKTMTTSHLKQCIELEQQFDFLKDLVASVPDMQGDGEDNHMDGDKGTRRGRKPGSSGRKNGGMGSKSKDKKLSGTDSEQEDESEDTDTEGEEEAPQAPPQAGHPPAHFQSPPTPFMPFTSTLPLPPAPPGPSAPDAEDEEDYDS; encoded by the exons ATGCCgagcaagaagaaaaagtataACGCGCGGTTCCCGCCG gcgcGGATCAAGAAGATCATGCAAACTGACGAAGAGATTGGGAAGGTGGCGGCGGCAGTGCCTGTCATCATCT CCCGGGCGCTCGAGCTGTTCCTAGAGTCGCTGTTGAAAAAGGCTTGCCAGGTGACCCAGTCCCGAAACGCCAAGACCATGACCACATCCCACCT gaaACAGTGCATTGAGCTGGAGCAgcagtttgactttttaaaggaTCTGGTGGCCTCTGTGCCTGACATGCAGGGAGACGGGGAAGACAACCACATGGATGGGGACAAGGGTACCCGCAG GGGTCGGAAGCCAGGCAGCAGTGGCCGGAAGAATGGTGGGATGGGAAGCAAAAGCAAGGACAAGAAGCTGTCAGGGACGGACTCAGAGCAAGAG GATGAGTCTGAGGACACAGACactgagggagaagaggaggcacCCCAGGCGCCACCCCAGGCTggccatccccctgcccactttcAGAG ccccccgACACCCTTCATGCCCTTCACTTcgactctgcctctgcccccagcacccccggGCCCCTCAGCACCTGACGCAGAGGATGAAGAGGACTATGACTCCTAG
- the DRAP1 gene encoding dr1-associated corepressor isoform X3, whose protein sequence is MPSKKKKYNARFPPARIKKIMQTDEEIGKVAAAVPVIISRALELFLESLLKKACQVTQSRNAKTMTTSHLKQCIELEQQFDFLKDLVASVPDMQGDGEDNHMDGDKGTRRGRKPGSSGRKNGGMGSKSKDKKLSGTDSEQEGSRLASDGLMLFLSLLTPALLPG, encoded by the exons ATGCCgagcaagaagaaaaagtataACGCGCGGTTCCCGCCG gcgcGGATCAAGAAGATCATGCAAACTGACGAAGAGATTGGGAAGGTGGCGGCGGCAGTGCCTGTCATCATCT CCCGGGCGCTCGAGCTGTTCCTAGAGTCGCTGTTGAAAAAGGCTTGCCAGGTGACCCAGTCCCGAAACGCCAAGACCATGACCACATCCCACCT gaaACAGTGCATTGAGCTGGAGCAgcagtttgactttttaaaggaTCTGGTGGCCTCTGTGCCTGACATGCAGGGAGACGGGGAAGACAACCACATGGATGGGGACAAGGGTACCCGCAG GGGTCGGAAGCCAGGCAGCAGTGGCCGGAAGAATGGTGGGATGGGAAGCAAAAGCAAGGACAAGAAGCTGTCAGGGACGGACTCAGAGCAAGAG GGATCTAGGCTCGCCAGTGATGGGCTCATGCTTTTCTTGTCACTTCTGACCCCTGCCTTGCTCCCAGGATGA
- the DRAP1 gene encoding dr1-associated corepressor isoform X2: protein MPSKKKKYNARFPPARIKKIMQTDEEIGKVAAAVPVIISRALELFLESLLKKACQVTQSRNAKTMTTSHLKQCIELEQQFDFLKDLVASVPDMQGDGEDNHMDGDKGTRRGRKPGSSGRKNGGMGSKSKDKKLSGTDSEQEPPDTLHALHFDSASAPSTPGPLST from the exons ATGCCgagcaagaagaaaaagtataACGCGCGGTTCCCGCCG gcgcGGATCAAGAAGATCATGCAAACTGACGAAGAGATTGGGAAGGTGGCGGCGGCAGTGCCTGTCATCATCT CCCGGGCGCTCGAGCTGTTCCTAGAGTCGCTGTTGAAAAAGGCTTGCCAGGTGACCCAGTCCCGAAACGCCAAGACCATGACCACATCCCACCT gaaACAGTGCATTGAGCTGGAGCAgcagtttgactttttaaaggaTCTGGTGGCCTCTGTGCCTGACATGCAGGGAGACGGGGAAGACAACCACATGGATGGGGACAAGGGTACCCGCAG GGGTCGGAAGCCAGGCAGCAGTGGCCGGAAGAATGGTGGGATGGGAAGCAAAAGCAAGGACAAGAAGCTGTCAGGGACGGACTCAGAGCAAGAG ccccccgACACCCTTCATGCCCTTCACTTcgactctgcctctgcccccagcacccccggGCCCCTCAGCACCTGA